One Citricoccus sp. K5 DNA segment encodes these proteins:
- a CDS encoding DUF3618 domain-containing protein produces MSNNPDEIRADIERTRHELSNDVDALAEKTNPTKAVHRQGDRVRERLSTMKESVMGNPTDPYSNQQSSTGLADRAQAVADGSQHRAEDAMHAVQEAPTAVRRSTRGNPLAAGLIAMGAGWLIGSLIPASRPEQEAATKVKEQTGPLVEEAKSMAQDMGEHLKPQAQEAMDSVKETAASGAEHVKSEGQDKAGQLKDESAQSAQNVRGAAQDS; encoded by the coding sequence ATGAGCAACAATCCCGATGAGATCCGCGCCGACATCGAGCGCACCCGCCATGAGCTCAGCAATGACGTGGACGCACTGGCCGAGAAGACCAACCCGACCAAGGCCGTCCACCGGCAGGGTGACCGTGTCCGTGAACGCTTGAGCACCATGAAGGAATCCGTGATGGGCAACCCCACCGACCCGTACTCCAACCAGCAGAGTTCCACCGGGCTTGCTGACCGTGCCCAGGCCGTGGCGGACGGCTCGCAACACCGGGCGGAGGACGCCATGCATGCCGTGCAGGAAGCCCCGACGGCGGTCCGCCGCAGCACCCGCGGCAACCCGCTGGCGGCTGGACTGATCGCCATGGGCGCCGGCTGGCTGATCGGCTCTCTGATCCCGGCCTCCCGCCCGGAGCAAGAGGCGGCAACCAAGGTCAAGGAGCAGACCGGGCCTCTGGTGGAGGAGGCCAAGTCCATGGCCCAGGACATGGGTGAGCACCTGAAGCCGCAGGCCCAGGAGGCCATGGATTCCGTCAAGGAGACCGCGGCCAGCGGAGCTGAGCACGTCAAGAGCGAGGGGCAGGACAAGGCGGGCCAGCTCAAGGACGAGTCCGCTCAGTCGGCGCAGAACGTCAGGGGAGCCGCCCAGGATTCCTGA
- a CDS encoding phage holin family protein, protein MTTDPRYEGVPTGSPAAGAAGTGPAAPGSGSTQAPEPEAETRARNESLGEMFGSFSENLSTLVRQEIQLAKAEATIEVKKAGTGAGMFAGAAWAAFFVLLFLSTALMWALGSVMHLGWAALIVAVLWGVAAAVLALMGKKNFERIKGLPQTQQTVQEIPATLNPDKETP, encoded by the coding sequence GATCCCCGCTATGAGGGCGTGCCGACCGGTAGCCCCGCTGCCGGTGCCGCTGGGACGGGCCCGGCGGCACCGGGTTCCGGATCCACCCAGGCACCAGAACCCGAAGCTGAAACCCGGGCCCGGAATGAGTCCCTGGGCGAGATGTTCGGGAGCTTCTCGGAGAACCTGAGCACGCTGGTGCGGCAGGAGATCCAGCTGGCGAAGGCCGAGGCGACCATTGAGGTCAAGAAGGCCGGGACGGGTGCCGGGATGTTCGCCGGGGCCGCGTGGGCTGCCTTCTTCGTGCTGTTGTTCCTTTCCACGGCCCTGATGTGGGCCCTGGGCTCGGTGATGCACCTGGGCTGGGCTGCGTTGATCGTCGCCGTGCTCTGGGGCGTGGCGGCCGCCGTGCTCGCACTGATGGGCAAGAAGAACTTCGAACGCATCAAGGGTCTGCCGCAGACCCAACAGACGGTCCAGGAGATCCCCGCGACCCTGAACCCGGACAAGGAGACCCCATGA
- a CDS encoding CDGSH iron-sulfur domain-containing protein produces MSGTGSSGGTSSSGSTGEPSVDHPDVILCPGGPMLLRGDHVVQDEDGNEHRTWRPVSAVCRCGASAVKPWCDGTHKVLRNRTT; encoded by the coding sequence ATGAGCGGCACGGGCAGCTCTGGCGGCACGAGCAGCTCGGGCAGCACGGGGGAGCCCTCTGTGGACCACCCCGACGTGATCCTGTGTCCCGGCGGGCCGATGCTGCTGCGGGGCGATCACGTGGTGCAGGACGAGGACGGAAACGAGCACCGCACGTGGCGCCCGGTCAGCGCCGTCTGCCGGTGCGGGGCCTCCGCGGTCAAGCCGTGGTGCGACGGCACGCACAAGGTCCTGCGCAACCGCACCACCTGA
- a CDS encoding iron-containing redox enzyme family protein codes for MLTPESRGSLSEVVFRAMRSGETQHLAEAPPSDTAEDAQLTLWALYEQHYRGFEDVAGELEWDPQLIGVRRGLEQDFERTLRARMPEVPEPDGFAEKFFDFVADHDGPSLAAHVRRKATEEQVRELLRHRTIYHLKEADHTTWVIPRLSDRVKAAVMELQFDEYGGGDPNLLHAHLFARGLQDSGLNSEYGAYINEAPLEVLEENNAMSLFGLNRRLRAASLGFLAAFEATSSAPSRRMAQGLKRLGFPESMIEYYTEHVEADAVHEQLAVRTICGALLEEEPGLHDDVYLGAFSALDLADRYAERMLKQWAG; via the coding sequence ATGCTGACACCGGAGAGCCGAGGCTCGCTGAGCGAGGTCGTCTTCCGGGCCATGCGCTCCGGTGAGACGCAGCACCTGGCCGAGGCGCCGCCGTCGGACACCGCCGAGGATGCGCAGCTCACGCTGTGGGCGCTCTACGAGCAGCACTACCGCGGCTTCGAGGACGTGGCCGGAGAGTTGGAGTGGGACCCGCAGCTGATCGGTGTGCGGCGCGGCCTGGAGCAGGACTTCGAGCGGACCCTGCGAGCCCGGATGCCCGAGGTGCCGGAACCGGACGGGTTCGCGGAGAAGTTCTTCGACTTCGTGGCCGACCATGACGGCCCCTCGCTGGCGGCCCATGTCCGCCGGAAGGCCACCGAGGAGCAGGTGCGCGAGTTGCTGCGGCACCGCACCATCTACCACCTGAAGGAGGCGGACCACACCACGTGGGTGATTCCCCGCCTGTCTGACCGGGTCAAGGCCGCCGTGATGGAGCTGCAGTTCGACGAGTACGGGGGCGGAGACCCGAATCTCCTCCATGCCCACCTGTTCGCCCGTGGCCTTCAGGACAGCGGCCTGAACTCCGAGTACGGCGCCTACATCAACGAGGCACCGCTGGAGGTCCTCGAGGAGAACAACGCGATGTCCCTCTTCGGGCTGAACCGCCGGCTCCGGGCCGCCTCGCTCGGGTTTCTGGCGGCGTTCGAGGCCACCAGCTCCGCGCCCTCCCGCCGGATGGCCCAGGGGCTGAAGCGCCTCGGATTCCCGGAGTCCATGATCGAGTACTACACCGAGCATGTGGAGGCCGATGCGGTGCACGAGCAGCTGGCGGTGCGCACCATCTGCGGCGCCCTGCTGGAGGAGGAACCGGGCCTGCATGATGACGTCTACCTCGGCGCCTTCTCGGCACTGGACCTGGCGGACCGTTATGCCGAACGGATGCTGAAGCAGTGGGCGGGATGA
- a CDS encoding class I SAM-dependent RNA methyltransferase produces the protein MEQSLRAPMAAPSLTGPIPAGVTSAPHPRPRSAPDLGQLILKVGPMAHGGHCVARHEGRPVFVRHAIPGETVLAELTAADPSDQFWRADTVKVIRASEFRRLNQWKLADSLRSYPAGRQPVGGAEYGHIVLDYQRRLKAQVFRDTMVRLGRQTLEDVEVLVHGMHADEPAGLHWRTRTTFAVSPGGRLSIPVHSGQEAIPVSNIPLAVQELNELRLWEIDFSGAASVNVTTPGHGLEALIIITPVPEISDSPETLKSYADVWRRQLSSFPKRVSAMVAVRRSTQRIQKTKPQTSASATVKNLQLRGRSWVREDVSSERYGSKAFRVTGDGYWPVHRDAPATLVEAVLQAADVQDGQVIADLYSGAGLFSAFLADAAGQNGAVLSVEADSSASRDARFNLQDISQAIVLEGKADEVLSSWLDAPATGFAQGGLHGRRVDTVVMHPPRSGAGRAVLSRVHELGPGKIVYVSSETAAFAQDTRWLNERGWSLDAVQVYDLAPDTHRMTSVGLFTRPGASSV, from the coding sequence GTGGAGCAATCACTGCGTGCCCCCATGGCAGCCCCCTCATTGACCGGACCGATCCCGGCCGGCGTCACCAGCGCTCCACATCCCCGCCCGCGCTCGGCTCCTGATCTCGGCCAGCTGATTCTCAAGGTCGGTCCCATGGCCCATGGAGGGCACTGCGTCGCTCGTCATGAGGGCCGGCCGGTGTTCGTCCGCCATGCGATCCCCGGCGAGACCGTCCTGGCTGAACTCACCGCTGCCGATCCCTCGGACCAGTTCTGGCGGGCCGACACCGTCAAGGTGATTCGCGCTTCGGAATTCCGCCGGTTGAACCAGTGGAAGCTGGCCGACTCACTCCGGTCCTATCCGGCGGGCCGCCAGCCCGTGGGCGGCGCAGAGTACGGCCATATCGTCCTCGACTACCAGCGCCGGCTCAAAGCCCAGGTCTTCCGGGACACCATGGTCCGGCTGGGCCGGCAGACGCTCGAGGACGTGGAGGTCCTCGTCCACGGGATGCATGCTGACGAGCCGGCAGGGCTGCATTGGCGCACCCGCACCACCTTCGCGGTGTCCCCGGGCGGCCGGTTGTCCATCCCCGTCCACAGCGGCCAGGAGGCCATTCCGGTGAGCAACATCCCGCTGGCGGTCCAGGAGCTCAACGAGTTGCGCCTGTGGGAGATCGACTTCTCCGGCGCAGCCAGCGTGAACGTCACCACGCCGGGCCACGGCCTTGAAGCCCTCATCATCATCACCCCGGTACCGGAGATCTCCGACTCACCGGAGACGTTGAAGAGCTATGCAGATGTCTGGCGGCGTCAGCTGTCCAGCTTTCCGAAGCGGGTCTCCGCCATGGTCGCCGTGCGCCGGAGTACCCAGAGGATCCAGAAGACCAAGCCCCAGACATCAGCGAGCGCAACGGTGAAGAACCTGCAGTTGCGCGGCCGGTCCTGGGTGCGGGAGGACGTCAGCTCGGAGCGGTACGGCTCCAAGGCCTTCCGTGTCACCGGTGACGGCTACTGGCCGGTCCACCGAGACGCCCCGGCCACGCTCGTTGAGGCCGTCCTGCAGGCCGCCGATGTCCAGGACGGCCAGGTGATCGCGGACCTCTATTCCGGGGCGGGCCTGTTCTCGGCATTTCTCGCCGACGCTGCCGGCCAGAACGGTGCAGTCCTCTCCGTCGAAGCCGATTCCAGCGCGAGCCGCGACGCTCGGTTCAACTTGCAGGACATCTCCCAGGCGATCGTGCTCGAGGGGAAGGCCGATGAGGTGCTGAGCAGTTGGCTGGATGCTCCGGCCACCGGATTCGCTCAGGGGGGACTCCACGGCCGCCGCGTGGACACCGTAGTGATGCATCCGCCACGGTCAGGTGCCGGACGTGCGGTGCTCAGCCGTGTTCACGAGCTCGGTCCCGGCAAGATCGTCTATGTCTCGAGCGAGACGGCGGCGTTCGCCCAGGACACCCGCTGGCTCAATGAGCGTGGGTGGAGCCTGGACGCCGTGCAGGTCTACGATCTGGCCCCGGACACGCACCGCATGACGTCCGTCGGCCTGTTCACGAGGCCGGGCGCCAGCAGCGTTTAA
- a CDS encoding class I SAM-dependent methyltransferase translates to MRHLTFCGLAISFDERVLEPRPWTEAQSAWAAELLAEAAPGPVLELCAGVGHIGLGAVRDSDRRLVMVDVNPAAEEFARHNAAANGLQERIDFRLARLDEALAEGERFAVVVADPPWVRSADTSRYPEDPVLAIDGGDDGLDLARTCVSIMDRHLASGGSGLLQLGNTAQAETIAAEAAQRPEGSVRVAETRVFDRGVLVRLTR, encoded by the coding sequence ATGCGACACCTGACCTTCTGCGGATTGGCCATCTCGTTCGACGAGCGCGTGCTGGAGCCACGGCCCTGGACGGAGGCGCAGTCCGCGTGGGCGGCCGAACTGCTGGCCGAGGCGGCACCGGGCCCGGTGCTGGAACTCTGCGCCGGCGTCGGGCATATCGGTTTGGGCGCCGTGCGGGATTCGGATCGCCGCCTGGTCATGGTGGACGTCAACCCGGCGGCCGAGGAGTTCGCCCGGCACAATGCGGCGGCAAACGGCCTTCAGGAGCGCATCGACTTCCGCCTGGCCCGGCTGGATGAGGCCCTCGCGGAGGGCGAGCGCTTCGCCGTGGTGGTGGCGGACCCGCCGTGGGTGCGCTCGGCGGACACCTCGAGGTACCCGGAGGATCCGGTGCTCGCCATCGACGGCGGCGACGACGGCCTCGACCTCGCGCGGACCTGCGTGTCCATCATGGACCGGCACCTGGCCAGCGGCGGCTCCGGCCTGCTCCAGCTCGGCAACACCGCACAGGCGGAGACGATCGCGGCGGAGGCCGCCCAGCGCCCGGAGGGTTCGGTCAGGGTCGCCGAGACCCGAGTCTTCGACCGCGGCGTACTCGTGCGGCTCACCCGCTGA
- a CDS encoding TetR/AcrR family transcriptional regulator, whose product MTTFESRTHRPRADKERNRTHILEVAEAFFSQQGVGGSLDAIAKRAGVGPGTLYRHFPTREALIASLLQARYDELFAGFEAIRGHEGDSGAALEEWLEALHAYVTAFDGLPDPLRIALSEESSPLAFTCQAVISATEELLTAAQREGSARPWVRAQDLFLSVLATAWVGGAALADEASGQALRAILREGWKVPAPGPAQ is encoded by the coding sequence GTGACTACTTTCGAAAGCAGGACGCACAGGCCTCGCGCGGACAAGGAGCGCAACCGGACCCACATCCTCGAGGTTGCTGAGGCCTTCTTCAGCCAACAGGGCGTTGGTGGGTCCTTGGACGCTATTGCCAAGAGAGCCGGCGTCGGTCCTGGCACCCTCTACCGGCACTTCCCCACCCGTGAGGCGCTGATCGCGTCGCTCCTCCAGGCCCGCTACGACGAACTGTTCGCCGGCTTCGAGGCCATCCGGGGGCACGAGGGCGACTCCGGCGCCGCTCTCGAAGAGTGGCTGGAGGCACTGCACGCGTACGTGACCGCCTTTGACGGCCTGCCCGACCCCTTACGGATCGCCCTGTCAGAAGAGTCGTCCCCACTGGCGTTCACCTGTCAAGCCGTCATCTCCGCTACCGAAGAGCTGCTCACCGCGGCACAACGCGAGGGCAGTGCTCGGCCCTGGGTTCGAGCCCAGGACCTGTTCCTCAGCGTGCTCGCCACCGCATGGGTCGGCGGCGCCGCCCTGGCCGACGAGGCCTCGGGCCAGGCGCTCCGCGCCATCCTGCGTGAGGGCTGGAAAGTACCGGCCCCCGGTCCGGCACAATGA
- a CDS encoding DUF2382 domain-containing protein, which yields MQDRNTVEQLQDATVYGTDGEKIGSVGQVYLDDRTNQPTFVTVKTGLFGAKETFVPISEASPSRDGLQVPFDKAFVKDAPNVDADGSLTPEEEQRIYEYYSIDSSGTTAGTGRGTETGTDRGTAAGTAPGAGPDAGRDTRNEVDRDASVGTESVTARNEQLNVGTEVRETGRVRLRKHTYTDTETVEVPVSREEIVVEREPVDPDSAEARRDTGDQDVEVTAHEEVPVVNKTATAEKVTVDKTQVQDTERVAETVQHEDIEVEGDGGNTGRRDRRN from the coding sequence ATGCAGGATCGCAACACTGTCGAGCAACTTCAGGACGCCACCGTCTACGGCACGGACGGCGAGAAGATCGGTTCCGTCGGCCAGGTCTATCTCGATGACCGCACGAACCAGCCGACCTTCGTCACGGTGAAGACTGGACTCTTCGGAGCCAAGGAGACCTTCGTTCCCATCTCCGAGGCCAGCCCGTCCCGGGACGGACTGCAGGTGCCCTTCGACAAGGCGTTCGTCAAGGACGCCCCGAACGTTGACGCCGATGGGTCTCTGACTCCGGAGGAGGAGCAGCGGATCTACGAGTACTACTCCATCGACTCCTCAGGCACCACTGCCGGCACCGGCCGGGGCACGGAGACCGGCACCGACCGGGGCACGGCCGCCGGCACTGCCCCCGGCGCCGGTCCAGATGCTGGACGTGACACCCGGAACGAGGTCGACCGCGATGCCAGCGTTGGCACCGAGTCCGTCACGGCCCGCAATGAGCAGCTCAACGTCGGCACCGAGGTCCGGGAGACCGGCCGGGTGCGGTTGCGCAAGCACACCTACACCGACACTGAGACGGTGGAGGTCCCGGTGAGCCGGGAGGAGATCGTGGTGGAGCGGGAGCCGGTAGACCCGGACTCCGCTGAAGCGCGGCGAGATACCGGCGACCAGGACGTGGAGGTCACCGCCCACGAAGAGGTCCCGGTGGTGAACAAGACGGCCACGGCAGAGAAGGTCACCGTGGACAAGACCCAGGTCCAGGACACCGAGCGGGTCGCCGAGACCGTGCAGCACGAGGACATCGAGGTGGAGGGAGACGGCGGGAACACCGGCCGCCGCGATCGACGCAACTGA
- a CDS encoding GlsB/YeaQ/YmgE family stress response membrane protein: MIGFIVAGLVIGALARLVKPGKQNLGLLATLLLGLAGSVIGGLVANLLGTGDIFELNILGFIVAVVAAVALIGTAEGLAGRNRSRSRSH; encoded by the coding sequence ATGATTGGATTCATCGTGGCAGGCCTCGTCATCGGTGCCTTAGCGCGCCTAGTCAAACCCGGCAAGCAGAACCTCGGCTTGCTCGCCACCCTCTTGTTGGGCTTGGCCGGTTCGGTCATCGGGGGCCTGGTGGCCAATCTGCTGGGCACGGGAGACATCTTCGAACTGAACATCTTGGGCTTCATCGTGGCCGTGGTCGCCGCAGTGGCCCTGATCGGCACTGCTGAAGGTCTGGCCGGACGTAACCGCTCCCGCAGTCGCTCCCACTGA
- a CDS encoding GAF and ANTAR domain-containing protein produces MTETEQGTTSEWLYDLLLDSPDLQAFLEDFTAALHHGLTTNPGVLWCSVTVLRKKRAATMASSAGWIHELDVRQYELGDGPCLTAAAELVPQYVPDCATDEQWPAFTTLAAEAGVKSILAFPFDLAGEASGCFNIYFSDHQSYDDLSRHELESILGISSKGLRLAVRLAAHEETQADLDAALRSRTSIDLAVGIIMGQNRCSQDEAFKILTEVSSHRNIKVRELATSLVDKVSQAPTETHFDR; encoded by the coding sequence ATGACTGAAACGGAGCAGGGCACCACCAGCGAGTGGCTCTACGACTTGTTGCTCGACAGCCCTGATCTGCAGGCGTTCCTGGAGGACTTCACCGCGGCATTGCATCATGGCCTCACCACGAACCCCGGCGTTCTGTGGTGCTCGGTGACGGTACTGCGCAAGAAGCGTGCGGCAACCATGGCCTCGAGCGCCGGCTGGATCCACGAGTTGGACGTCAGGCAATACGAGCTGGGCGATGGACCGTGCCTGACGGCGGCGGCCGAGCTCGTGCCGCAATATGTGCCGGACTGCGCTACCGATGAGCAGTGGCCCGCCTTTACCACGTTGGCGGCGGAAGCCGGAGTCAAGTCCATCCTGGCCTTCCCTTTCGACCTGGCCGGCGAGGCCTCCGGGTGCTTCAACATCTACTTCTCCGATCACCAGAGCTATGACGACCTCTCGCGCCACGAGCTGGAGAGCATCCTCGGCATCTCCTCGAAGGGTCTGCGCTTGGCGGTGCGGTTGGCAGCCCACGAAGAGACGCAGGCAGACCTGGACGCGGCCCTGCGGTCCCGTACCTCCATTGACTTGGCGGTGGGCATCATCATGGGCCAGAACCGGTGCTCACAGGATGAGGCGTTCAAGATCCTGACCGAGGTCTCCAGCCATCGCAACATCAAGGTCCGTGAACTCGCTACGAGTCTGGTGGACAAGGTGAGCCAGGCGCCGACCGAGACGCACTTCGACCGTTAA